The sequence AACATAACTATAATTTCAGTCCCAAATTTTTTAAATAAATAGTAAAATAACTCAAATCCCACACGACTTAAACGATCTTTATAAGAAATAACTACTCTTTTTACTTTGCTGGAAATAATTTCATCAAGCATCTTAAAAAATTCTGTTCTATCTCTAAATGAGATACCGCTTGCAATGTCTTGATAAATTTCATTCACTTTCCAACCATTCTGGAAACAAAAATTTTTTAGTAAATCAATTTGGTTAGATAAATCATTCTTTTGCTTCGAGGTAGAAACTCTGCCATAAACTACAGTCT is a genomic window of Desulfobacterales bacterium containing:
- a CDS encoding IS607 family transposase, translated to MKANEVLKVLRITRGTLTTYCKKGFIKYSVLPNGRYIYDDESVYTFLNKNNTLKTVVYGRVSTSKQKNDLSNQIDLLKNFCFQNGWKVNEIYQDIASGISFRDRTEFFKMLDEIISSKVKRVVISYKDRLSRVGFELFYYLFKKFGTEIIVMFEIGSEKLDSQEIFEEIVSLLHCYSMKLYSKRRKKIIEELIIP